One stretch of Pyrenophora tritici-repentis strain M4 chromosome 4, whole genome shotgun sequence DNA includes these proteins:
- a CDS encoding cytochrome c oxidase polypeptide V, mitochondrial precursor produces MLRSSIARASRSSAAVIPSTATRTLLPRAAPVACQVQQTRQAHAISNPTLANIEKRWEDMPPQEQADLWMTLRDRMKTDWKELTIQEKKAAYFIAFGPHGPRRPPPPDEGRNVFLLSSAVIAGAFAVFAFTRMFASPIRPRTMTKEWQEASEEYLKAQGSEPITGYKGMLVQSKSEKEVPTNQKINDE; encoded by the exons ATGCTGCGTTCGTCCATTGCCCGCGCTTCGAGGAGCTCGGCTGCCGTCATCCCGTCGACCGCGACACGCACACTTCTCCCCAGAGCCGCCCCGGTCGCTTGCCAGGTCCAGCAGACTCGCCAGGCACATGCCATCTCCAACCCTACCCTCGCCAATATCGAGAAGCGATGGGAAGACATGCCCCCCCAGGAGCAGGCCGACTTATGGATGACGCTTAGGGACCGCATGAAGACCGACTGGAAGGAGTTGACTATTCAGGAAAAGAAGGCTG CATACTTCATTGCTTTTGGTCCCCACGGCCCACGCCGACCCCCGCCTCCGGATGAGGGCCGCAACGTCTTCCTCCTGTCTTCGGCTGTCATCGCCGGTGCTTTCGCCGTCTTCGCTTTCACGCGCATGTTCGCCAGCCCCATTCGACCTCGCACCATGACCAAGGAGTGGCAGGAGGCTTCCGAGGAATACTTGAAG GCGCAAGGATCGGAGCCCATCACCGGTTACAAGGGAATGCTGGTCCAGAGCAAGTCCGAGAAGGAAGTGCCAACCAACCAGAAGATCAACGACGAGTAA
- a CDS encoding GapA, Glyceraldehyde-3-phosphate dehydrogenase-erythrose-4-phosphate dehydrogenase — MLKYDSTHGQFKGEIKVDGNNLTVNGKTIRFHMEKDPANIPWSETGAYYVVESTGVFTTTEKAKAHLKGGAKKVVISAPSADAPMFVMGVNHETYKSDIEVLSNASCTTNCLAPLAKVVHDKFTIIEGLMTTIHSYTATQKVVDGPSAKDWRGGRTAAQNIIPSSTGAAKAVGKVIPELNGKLTGMAMRVPTANVSVVDLTVRIEKAASYDEIKAAIKEASEGKLNGILGYTEDDIVSTDLNGDNRSSIFDAKAGISLNKNFVKLVSWYDNEWGYSRRVLDLLVYIAKVDGNA, encoded by the exons ATGCTCAAGTATGACAGCACACACGGCCAGTTCAAGGGCGAGATCAAGGTCGACGGCAACAACCTGACTGTCAACGGCAAGACCATCCGCTTCCACATGGAGAAGGACCCCGCCAACATCCCATGGAGCGAGACTGGTGCCTACTACGTCGTCGAGTCCACTGGTGTCTTCACCACCACCGAGAAGGCCAAGGCTCACTTGAAGGGTGGAGCCAAGAAGGTCGTCATCTCTGCTCCCTCCGCCGACGCCCCCATGTTCGTCATGGGTGTCAACCACGAGACTTACAAGTCGGACATTGAGGTGCTCTCCAATGCCTCGTGCACAACCAACTGCCTGGCTCCTCTTGCCAAGGTTGTACACGACAAGTTCACCATCATCGAGGGTCTCATGACCACCATTCACTCATACACAGCGACCCAGAAGGTTGTCGACGGTCCCTCCGCCAAGGACTGGCGTGGTGGCCGTACCGCTGCTCAGAACATCATTCCCAGCAGCACCGGTGCCGCCAAGGCTGTCGGCAAGGTCATCCCTGAGCTCAACGGCAAGCTCACTGGTATGGCCATGCGTGTCCCCACTGCCAACGTCTCGGTTGTCGACTTGACTGTCCGCATCGAGAAGGCTGCTTCATACGATGAGATCAAGGCGGCCATCAAGGAGGCCTCCGAGGGCAAACTGAACG GTATCCTCGGTTACACCGAAGACGACATTGTTTCCACCGACCTCAACGGCGACAACCGCTCTTCCATCTTCGATGCCAAGGCCGGTATCTCCCTGAACAAGAACTTCGTCAAGCTTGTCTCATGGTACGACAACGAGTGGGGTTACTCCCGCCGTGTCCTTGACCTCTTGGTCTACATTGCCAAGGTTGATGGCAACGCTTAG